The Zingiber officinale cultivar Zhangliang chromosome 9A, Zo_v1.1, whole genome shotgun sequence genome window below encodes:
- the LOC122019720 gene encoding tRNA pseudouridine synthase A-like: MSSSPPHPPKKLKMSSSATTSDAEEAPSSAPGEPRRRYKRRKVAIFLGYCGAGYQGMQKNPGARTIEGDLEEALFLADAVPASDRGLSRRYDWARSARTDKGVSAAAQVVSGRFYVDPPGFVARLNAHLPDQITVFGFKRVTNSFSAKKFCDRRRYVYLLPVFSLDPSAHPDRESVMASIGSDNELTRCLECSERGRKIPTSTDPFSQGSKQEERPDSEQVEDGKFESTKLEKPDIARDGAGDDQLGASDIILTENQPETAYSISMEGELRASNVDECGNPSNRDSFLEERSTMQTVVHDESNEQLTAKTKFCYDDEQKARFNRILQHYVGTHNFHNLTTRIKPEDPSARRYIISFHANSVVCIDGIEFVKCEVVGQSFMLHQIRKMIGLAVAVMRNCAPESLMDAALRKDVRINVPTAPEVGLFLDECQFTSYNNQWKDSHEPLTMDAYAEEAEDFKMKYIYPHIASMEHKEGAVALWLHSLNHRNYPDLGFMETSVCAGAHEKHVENLAE, from the exons ATGTCCTCCTCTCCTCCCCACCCTCCCAAGAAGCTCAAGATGTCCTCCTCCGCCACCACCTCCGACGCCGAGGAGGCCCCTTCGTCCGCCCCCGGCGAACCCCGGCGGCGCTACAAGCGTCGCAAGGTGGCCATCTTCCTCGGCTACTGCGGCGCCGGGTACCAGGGCATGCAGAAGAACCCCGGCGCCCGAACCATTGAGGGAGATCTAGAGGAGGCCCTCTTCCTCGCCGACGCTGTCCCTGCTTCCGACCGCGGCCTCTCGCGCCGCTACGATTGGGCCCGATCTGCTCGCACCGACAAGGGCGTCAGCGCTGCTGCTCAGGTCGTCTCGGGACGCTTCTACGTCGATCCGCCTGGCTTCGTTGCCCGCCTCAACGCCCACCTCCCTGACCAGATCACCGTCTTCGGCTTCAAGCGAGTCACCAATTCCTTCAGCGCCAAGAAATTCTGTGATCGGCGACGGTACGTCTACCTTCTTCCCGTGTTTTCCCTTGACCCTAGCGCACATCCGGACCGGGAGTCCGTCATGGCGAGCATCGGATCTGACAACGAGCTCACTCGTTGCTTAGAGTGCTCAGAAAGGGGACGCAAGATACCTACCTCCACGGATCCCTTTTCTCAGGGATCTAAGCAGGAAGAAAGGCCTGATTCTGAACAAGTCGAGGATGGTAAATTTGAGTCAACTAAGCTAGAAAAACCTGATATTGCAAGGGATGGAGCTGGTGATGATCAACTTGGTGCCTCAGATATAATTTTGACTGAAAATCAACCTGAAACTGCTTATTCTATATCGATGGAAGGTGAGCTTAGGGCTTCCAATGTGGATGAATGTGGTAATCCAAGCAATAGGGATTCCTTCTTGGAAGAGAGATCCACAATGCAAACTGTAGTTCATGATGAATCCAATGAGCAACTGACTGCCAAAACCAAGTTTTGTTATGATGATGAACAGAAAGCGAGATTCAATCGAATCCTACAGCATTATGTAGGAACCCATAACTTCCATAACCTCACGACTAGAATTAAGCCTGAAGATCCCTCTGCTCGTCGTTACATCATATCCTTCCATGCAAATAGTGTCGTTTGTATTGACGGGATTGAGTTTGTGAAGTGTGAAGTTGTAGGGCAGAGCTTCATGCTCCATCAGATCAGGAAGATGATCGGCCTCGCTGTTGCAGTGATGAGGAATTGTGCACCTGAATCGCTTATGGATGCAGCCTTAAGAAA GGATGTAAGAATCAACGTTCCAACGGCTCCTGAAGTCGGACTATTTCTAGACGAATGCCAATTCACTTCCTATAATAATCAATGGAAGGACTCACATGAGCCACTGACCATGGATGCATATGCTGAAGAAGCTGAAGATTTTAAAATGAAGTATATATACCCTCACATCGCCTCCATGGAGCACAAAGAAGGAGCCGTTGCGCTCTGGCTTCACTCGTTGAACCATCGTAACTATCCAGATCTCGGTTTCATGGAGACAAGTGTCTGTGCTGGTGCTCATGAGAAACATGTTGAAAACTTAGCAGAGTAA
- the LOC122020938 gene encoding probable alpha,alpha-trehalose-phosphate synthase [UDP-forming] 8 isoform X2 has translation MQLDTEATDGSYIEFKDTDLVWHHQYADPDFISCQTKELLDHLENVLANEPMVVKRCQHIVEVKPQVISKEVPLRCLLELHGFREQCELQDLIQFCFLVGKYLVVGVVDGRNIQANDFASSLSTLASLEAIVGKDKLVVSTSCTRLSTLSTRQIKLDTEIKGLLLCLQKLMK, from the exons ATGCAACTGGACACTGAGGCAACAGATGGATCCTACATTGAGTTCAAAGACACTGACTTAGTTTGGCATCATCAATATGCTGATCCAGATTTTATCTCTTGTCAGACTAAAGAACTCCTGGATCACCTAGAAAATGTGCTTGCTAATGAGCCTATGGTTGTGAAGAGATGCCAACATATAGTTGAAGTGAAGCCCCAG GTTATATCAAAAGAAGTTCCATTGAGGTGCCTCTTGGAGCTACATGGGTTCAGGGAACAATGCGAACTTCAGGATTTGATACAATTCTG CTTCCTCGTTGGCAAATATCTTGTTGTTGGAGTTGTTGATGGAAGGAACATTCAGGCAAATGATTTTGCATCCTCTCTCAGCACACTTGCGAGTCTCGAGGCCATTGTTGGAAAAG ATAAGCTTGTTGTCTCAACTTCGTGCACACGGCTGTCGACCTTGTCAACGAGACAAATTAAATTGGATACTGAGATCAAGGGCTTGCTTTTGTGTCTCCAAAAGTTGATGAAGTAA
- the LOC122020938 gene encoding alpha,alpha-trehalose-phosphate synthase [UDP-forming] 5-like isoform X1, producing the protein MQLDTEATDGSYIEFKDTDLVWHHQYADPDFISCQTKELLDHLENVLANEPMVVKRCQHIVEVKPQVISKEVPLRCLLELHGFREQCELQDLIQFCSFLVGKYLVVGVVDGRNIQANDFASSLSTLASLEAIVGKDKLVVSTSCTRLSTLSTRQIKLDTEIKGLLLCLQKLMK; encoded by the exons ATGCAACTGGACACTGAGGCAACAGATGGATCCTACATTGAGTTCAAAGACACTGACTTAGTTTGGCATCATCAATATGCTGATCCAGATTTTATCTCTTGTCAGACTAAAGAACTCCTGGATCACCTAGAAAATGTGCTTGCTAATGAGCCTATGGTTGTGAAGAGATGCCAACATATAGTTGAAGTGAAGCCCCAG GTTATATCAAAAGAAGTTCCATTGAGGTGCCTCTTGGAGCTACATGGGTTCAGGGAACAATGCGAACTTCAGGATTTGATACAATTCTG TAGCTTCCTCGTTGGCAAATATCTTGTTGTTGGAGTTGTTGATGGAAGGAACATTCAGGCAAATGATTTTGCATCCTCTCTCAGCACACTTGCGAGTCTCGAGGCCATTGTTGGAAAAG ATAAGCTTGTTGTCTCAACTTCGTGCACACGGCTGTCGACCTTGTCAACGAGACAAATTAAATTGGATACTGAGATCAAGGGCTTGCTTTTGTGTCTCCAAAAGTTGATGAAGTAA